The proteins below come from a single Leptospirales bacterium genomic window:
- a CDS encoding HINT domain-containing protein produces MQEIVPGDIVLSYNEQTQAVEPKRVVQTFVRQTDRIYRAHYSNGAEFETTFNHVFYVEGEGWVQAKQLRAGDVSLLASGGQQLISGVNAEARYETVYNFEVQDNHTYFVGRDAALMHNQNIYRTALLAFTGQSFSDAEIRDTYGAAGLERYQMMQIMGRELMYPRIHSLMLQGANFEEALRQTVTEMSGLLSSLDQAALLGISDGIGSRYSDNSRNTVLGLAVLNALTHRGGGAFARSGAAPTVGVIAAEEAAAAGRAANREYALGGQSTSSGPSAS; encoded by the coding sequence ATCCAGGAGATTGTTCCCGGAGATATCGTTCTCTCATACAATGAGCAGACACAGGCCGTAGAACCCAAGCGAGTGGTCCAGACCTTCGTTCGCCAGACGGACCGCATCTATCGCGCCCACTATTCCAACGGCGCTGAATTTGAGACCACATTCAATCACGTGTTCTACGTAGAGGGCGAAGGCTGGGTACAAGCCAAACAGCTGCGCGCTGGCGATGTGAGTCTTCTGGCCAGCGGAGGCCAGCAGCTGATCTCCGGCGTGAACGCCGAGGCCCGTTACGAAACGGTCTACAACTTCGAGGTGCAGGATAACCACACGTATTTCGTGGGCCGTGATGCGGCGCTAATGCATAATCAGAATATATACCGCACCGCGCTCCTCGCATTCACCGGACAAAGCTTCTCAGATGCTGAAATCCGGGACACCTACGGAGCAGCAGGTCTGGAACGCTACCAGATGATGCAGATAATGGGCCGGGAACTCATGTACCCGCGCATTCATTCATTGATGCTCCAGGGTGCGAACTTTGAGGAAGCATTGCGGCAAACAGTGACTGAAATGAGCGGTCTGCTATCGAGTTTGGACCAGGCGGCGCTACTTGGAATCTCCGATGGGATTGGCAGTCGTTATAGCGACAATTCCAGGAATACAGTTCTGGGACTTGCGGTCTTAAATGCGCTGACGCATCGCGGAGGCGGCGCCTTCGCCAGATCTGGTGCAGCTCCGACAGTAGGTGTGATTGCCGCCGAAGAAGCGGCTGCAGCCGGTCGCGCCGCAAATCGCGAGTACGCCCTTGGCGGACAATCGACGTCATCCGGCCCATCGGCTTCATAA
- a CDS encoding DDE-type integrase/transposase/recombinase — protein MRYAHNPQFKCWPLISIYFQMLEDGALYCGKSAFYRLCRALGLSRVFRSFRRKHPIGIRAESPGQILHADGTRIFIGDHRMVHVHVLMDNFSRCILAAVASFSASAVLWRSILEGVLDRHAAILASPLDLIVDNGSENKGDVVALADSAPDRVRRLVAQKDITFSNSMAEAINRMLKGQYIQGRVFTTLAGLQEAIDDAVKDYNNRCHGSLHGTRPLQAFQGEIPDRHRFAARIVEARALRIAANRNFDCKVCKSGEISAVTAPLPE, from the coding sequence GTGCGCTACGCGCACAATCCACAATTCAAGTGCTGGCCGCTCATTTCCATCTACTTCCAGATGCTGGAAGATGGCGCTCTCTACTGCGGAAAATCCGCCTTCTACCGTCTCTGTCGCGCACTCGGTCTTTCCCGGGTATTCAGGAGCTTCCGTCGCAAGCATCCAATCGGAATTCGAGCAGAATCGCCGGGTCAAATCCTGCATGCCGATGGCACCCGCATCTTTATTGGCGATCATCGCATGGTGCATGTGCATGTCCTGATGGACAACTTCTCCAGATGCATTCTGGCTGCTGTGGCCAGCTTCTCGGCATCCGCCGTACTCTGGCGCTCGATCCTCGAAGGCGTTCTGGACCGCCATGCAGCGATTCTCGCTTCGCCTCTTGATCTCATCGTCGACAACGGTTCCGAAAACAAAGGTGATGTCGTCGCACTGGCCGACAGCGCTCCCGATCGTGTTCGTCGGCTGGTCGCGCAGAAGGACATCACCTTCTCGAACTCGATGGCCGAAGCCATAAATCGAATGCTGAAAGGGCAGTACATTCAAGGGCGCGTCTTCACAACCCTGGCTGGACTCCAGGAAGCCATTGATGATGCGGTTAAGGACTACAATAACCGTTGCCACGGATCCCTTCACGGCACGCGACCTCTGCAGGCATTTCAAGGCGAAATCCCCGATCGCCACCGCTTCGCTGCCAGAATAGTCGAAGCTCGGGCGCTCCGCATTGCCGCGAATCGAAACTTCGACTGCAAGGTCTGTAAATCCGGTGAGATTTCCGCAGTCACCGCCCCATTGCCGGAATAG
- a CDS encoding integrase core domain-containing protein: MKYRTHLRTISLQLGVDGAVCDIEHRKTKVRRPQTNGFVERFNRTVLDEFFRPAFRKKMYTSVGQLQRDLNKWIQFYNYERPHRGYRNMGKRPADTMGVLDMKVS; encoded by the coding sequence TTGAAATACCGTACGCATTTGCGTACGATCTCCCTGCAACTCGGCGTGGACGGTGCCGTGTGCGATATTGAGCATCGTAAAACAAAAGTTCGCCGGCCACAAACAAATGGATTCGTCGAGCGTTTCAATCGCACAGTTCTCGATGAATTTTTCCGCCCGGCCTTCCGAAAGAAGATGTATACAAGCGTCGGGCAGCTGCAGCGAGACCTGAACAAATGGATCCAGTTCTACAACTACGAACGCCCCCACCGCGGGTATCGCAACATGGGCAAAAGGCCTGCAGATACCATGGGAGTGTTAGACATGAAGGTTAGCTGA